The following is a genomic window from Paenibacillus thiaminolyticus.
CGACATCCTCCATATTGACGGCTATCACACCTACGAAGCGGTTCGCAATGACTATACAACCTGGCTTCCGAAGCTGGCCGAGAACGGAATCGTATTGTTCCATGACATTGTCATCCGCATGGGAGATTTCGGTGTATACCGGCTGTGGGAAGAGCTTCAGGGACATCCCCATATCACATTCACTCATTCATGCGGACTTGGCGTGCTGTTCCCCAAAGGATGTCCTGCCGATTGGCTGCCGCTGATCGAGAATCAGGAAGCGCTTGTGGCGAACTATGCCGCGGGACAAATGTAGACGGGCTTCTGGGGCGTTACCCGTTCCTCTGCCGCAAGACAGCAGCAAATCTGCACAAGGAGGGCTGGATCGATGAATACGATCCCTAATCTTTTCTATCACCGGACGCGAGACTGGGCTGCCAGGTATGCCTTTGATATTCAATCGCTGCAAGAGCGGTACAAAATCATTTATCCGGAAGAAACCGCCGTCTTGCCTGCGCCCAAAGGGGTGGACTTGCCCCGTTGGCCGCCGCTATGCCGCTTCGACGAGGCCTTTGTGGCAGTCATCCCGGAAGGAAGAGTCATGACGGGGTGCGGGTACGTTGTTACCCCCGACCATCGCCGGCTTCTCGACGTGGAACTCGCCTATCCCTACCCGTTCAACGAGCTTCCTCCGCCGCAATATACAACTGACACCGTGGCCACATTAATGTGGGGCTGGAATATTCCCGGCTCCGCATATACACATGCCATTTTCGGGCATTGGTTTTTTGACATTTTGCCCCGAATTCATCTGCTGGAACAGAGCGGAATCGCTATCGATAAATATTTGATTGGCCAACTGATTTATCCATTTCAATATGAATCGCTGCAAATGCTCGGTTTTCCGATGGATAAGTTAATTCAAGTCGACCGGAACGACTTCCATCTGGCCGCGCGCAAGCTGGTCGTGCCTGCCGTCCCGTTCGTTCTGGGCGGGTGTCCCCGTTGGGCCAATCAATTCATCCGCTCCCGCCTGAAAGACGCTCATTCCATTCCTCCCCGTCCCGGCTATGAACGAATCTATGTCAGCCGGCAGGATGCGCACGTCCGTCACGTCGTCAATGAAGAGGAAGTTATGCAAGTGCTGGCCGAGAATGGCTTTGTCCGCATTGTGCTCACCCCGCTGTCCACGGCGGATAAAATTGCAATCTATTCTTCCGCTCACATTATCGTCTCTCCGTTCGGAAGCGGAAGCATTAATACTGTTTTTTGCAATCCAGGCTCTACCCTGATCGAACTAACGCCTGTTACGGTTATGGATGGTTACTTCTGGAAAATAAGCAATCATGCCGGGATGAACTACTTCGAGGTGCTCTGTAATATCGAGCAGCCGCCGAAGCCGCTCGGCGGCTCTGACAACCTGATCGTAGACATTGACAAGCTGAAGCGCGTGCTTCATATGGCGGGAATCTAGTCGCGTCCGCAAATAGAAATGCCGCTGCTAGGGCGCGCTCTCATCTCAATGAGTCTATTATCTAGGAAGGTGGTGTGCATTGCGATGCATTGGAACTATCATCAGCCTGTGTTTGCAACGGATTCCGCGCCGGAGCTGCCGCGTGAGTTCATGACGCATGGCGCCTGGTCCGGCCATCGCCGCTTTGCATATGATCTGGTCCGCTTCGCCCGGCCTCGCACGATCGTGGAATTGGGCACGCTGTACGGCACCTCGTTCTTCACCTTCTGCCAAGCGGTGAAGGACGGACAGCTTGCGGCGCGCTGCTTCGCGGTCGATACCTGGAAGGGAGACCCGCATGCCGGCAGCTATGACGATGTCGTCTACCAAGCGGTGCAAGCCGTTACGGCCCGTGAATTTCCGTATATCGGCACCTTGGTGCGGAGCGATTTCGACGGGGCGGTGAATCTTTTCGCCGACGGTTCCATTGATGTGCTTCATATCGACGGCTATCACACCTATGAGGCCGTTCATCACGACTATACGACATGGTATCCGAAGCTGGCCGAGAATGGGATCGTGCTGTTCCATGACACTGCGGTCCGCCTGTGGGATTTCGGTGTATACCGGTTGTGGGAAGAACTCGGGACGCATCCGCACATTACGTTCCCCCATTCGAACGGGCTCGGCGTCCTGTTCCCCAAAGGTTGTCCAGTGAACTGGCTGCCTCTGATCGCGAACAAGGACGCGCTTGCGGATAACTATGCCGCAGGACAAGTGTGATGCATGGCCATGCCGGCTACTGCGGCACCCGGCGATGATGAGCAGAGGAGGGCTTGAATTATGAATACGATACCCGATCAGTTTTATGTAAAGACACGGGACTGGGTTGCCCAGTTTGCCTCTGACCCTCAGCTCGTGCATGAAAGGTATAAAGTCATTTATCCGAAGGAAACGATTCATCTGCCTGCGCCCAACGGAGAGGATGGGAAGCGCTGGCCATCGGCATGCCATTTCGAGGAAGCCTTCGTGGCGGTTATTCCGGAAGGAAGAATCATGACCGGGAACGGCTATGTCGTCACTCCCGATCATAAGCGGCTGCTCGATGTGGAGTATGCCTATCCTTATCCGTTCAGCGAGCTTCCTCCGCCGAAATATACGGAGGAGACGGTAGCCACCTTGATCTGGGGCTGGAACATTCCCGGGGTCGCTTATACGCAGGCCATTTACGGCCATTGGTTTTTCGACATTTTGCCGCGGATTCATTTGCTAGAGCAAAGCGGCATCGTTATTGACAAATATTTGATTGGCAAGCTGACGCATTCGTTCCAATATGAATCGCTTCGAATGCTCGGCTTCCCGATCGACAAATTAATTGAAGTTGACCGCGATGACTATCATCTCGTCGCGCGCAAGCTGGTCGTGCCTGCGGTCCCGGTCATCCTCGGCAAGAGCCCGCGCTGGGCCTATCAATTCATCCGCACGCGGTTGAGAGATGATCACCAAATTCCGCCCCGGCCAGGGTTTGAGCGAATTTATGTCAGCCGGGAGGATGCACACGCCCGCTTCGTCGTCAATGAGGAGGAGGTCATGCAGGTGCTGGCCGAGAAGGGCTTTACCCGCATCGTGCTCACCCCGCTGTCCATGGAAGAGAAGATCTCCATCTACTCTTCCGCTCAAGCCATCGTCGCCCCGTTCGGAAGCGGCAATGTGAATGTTGCGTTCTGTAATCCGGGTACAACGATGATCGAGCTGTCTCCCATAACCGTCGTCGATGATTATTTTTGGAAAATCAGCAATCACGCCTGTCTCAATTACTATGAAATCATTTGCGATATCGAGCAGCCGCCGAAGCCGGTTGGCGGGGCCGACAACCTGATCGTAGACATTGACAAGCTGAAGCGCGTGCTTCATATGGCGGGAATCTAGCTGCCCCATGCCGTGTATCAATGCTTGGACGTACCAATTCCCTTCTCTCTATCGACAAATAACTAATTTGTCTTCCACACTGCGATGGCCTAGTCTTCTGCTAGCTTGGAATCATACACATACCATATCCAATCCGATTGACAGGAGGAATGAGCCTTGTCTGACAGCCAGCGGACAATCGTTATCGGGGCGGGCGGGCATGCCAAAGTCATCATTGACACTCTTCGGGCCGATTCCGCCGTCGACCTTGCCGGCTGCACTTCCGTGGCCGGAAGCGGCTGCGTGGGCGGAGTTCCCGTCCTGGGGGATGATTCGATCCTGCCGGAGCTGTATGCACAAGGGGTCCATCAGGCATTCGTGGCCATCGGCGACAACCGCATTCGCAGGAAGATGGCCCGCATCGCCGTGGACATCGGCTACACCCTTATCAACGCGATCAGCCAATACGCCTATATTTCCCCCTCGGCTAGCCTTGGGTCAGGCATCGCCATCATGCCCGGGGCCGTCGTCAATGCGGAAGCCTGCATACAGGATTATGCCATCATCAACACCGGTGCAACTGTCGATCACGAATCCGTTATCGGAGAAGCGTGCCACATCGCTCCGGGAAGCCATTTATCCGGCAACGTGCGGATCGGGGAAGGCTCCTTCCTCGGGACCGGAACCCAGGTGATTGACGGCATCACGGTCGGAGCATGGTCGGTTCTGGGGGCAGGCGCCGTTGTCGTCCGCAATATTCCCGATCACTGCATCGCCATAGGGGTGCCGGCCCGTGTCATCACACATTTTGATCGGTAAGCAGTCTTGAATGTCGGAGGGAGAACCATGAAGAAATATTATCCTATAGCAGCTCCGATTCTGAACGGGAATGAGAAAAAATATGTAGCCGATTGTCTCGATTCGACGTGGATTTCTTCCAACGGTTCGTATCTGGGCATGTTCGAGCAGCAATTCGCCGCTTTTTGCCAGACGAAGCATGCAATTACTTGCAGCAACGGTACGACCGCGCTCCATCTGGCGCTCATCGCGCACGGAGTCGAACCGGGAGATGAAGTGATTGTTCCGACGCTGACATTCGCCGCTACGGCGAATGCTGTCGCGTATTGCGGGGCGACACCGGTGTTCGTCGATTCCGAGCCGGAGACGTGGAACATGGATCCGAAGGCGGTCGTGCGTAAGATTACGCCCCGAACGAAGGGCATTATTGCCGTCCATCTGTACGGGCACCCCGTTCATATGGATCCGATTATGCAAGCGGCACGGGAACACGGATTATTTGTCATCGAGGATGCCGCCGAAGCCATCGGCGCCGAATACAAGGGAAGAAGAGCTGGCTCTCTCGGCCACACGGCCGCCTTCAGCTTATTCGGCAATAAAATCATTACAACAGGCGAAGGCGGCATCATTACTACGGATGATGACGATATCGCCGAGAACATTCGCCTGTTCAAAGGACAGGGCATGGATAAATCCCGCAAATATTGGCATACGGTCATTGGATACAATTACCGCATGACCAATATCCAGGCCGCGATCGGCTGCGCGCAAGTCGAAAATATCGACTGGCATATCCAACAGCGCATTCGAGTAGCCATGCATTATTACGACTGCCTGCAGTACGATGAACGAATCTCGCTGCCGGTCCAGAAGGTATGGTCCAAAAACGTCTATTGGATGATGAGCGTCGTATTGAACGGGTGCTCGGAAGCGAAGCGGGACCGGGTCATGGAGCGATTGAAGGAGGATGGCATCGAGACGAGACCGTTCTTCTACCCGATGCACATTCTTCCGCCGTATCGGCATCTGCAGCCGCATACGGAGTTCCCGGTCGCGAACCGAATCGCTGCCCAAGGGATCAACTTGCCGAGCCATGGGGTATTGACCGAGGAAGATATTCATTGGATTGGCGGCAAGCTGCAGAGTGCGCTAGACAAGGAATCCTAATGCTGGGAATGGAGGGAGAAGGTTGAGCCGTCATTATCGAATCATTCATCATTTCTATGAGCTGATGAGACAGGAAGGGAAGGATTTTGTCCGACATATGTATATTCAGATGCTTCACCGTGAACCGGGCGAAGCCGAGCTGCACCATTACGTCAGTCTTCTATCCCTGCGAACAGACAAGTCATGGATTGCGATGAGCGTCCTGTGCAGTGAAGAAGCCGAACAGCTGTATCACCGCCCGGCCATCACGCTGATTCCTCAGCAGCAGGGCACCATCGCCAGCCGTGTTCACTCCTTTTATACTGCCGAACCGCTCTTTTTCCTTCACTCTTTATATGCAGAACTGCTCGGGCGCGCCCCTGATCCAGCCGGGATGGAAGGGCATTCGCGCACTCTCTCTTCCGGCGCCTCGCGCAAGACCCTGCTCAGTGCCTTCGTCAAGTCGGAGGAATGCCAGCGGCTTCTGTCTGGGCCGAACCTCCTTCCTCTTCCGCTGCAGCCGCATCCGGCTGCGGTGGGATGGGGCGGAAGTTCTCCCGTGACGCAGATCGGCATCTTCCTGGGCTACCCCCATCCCCTTGCCCTCGACGGCGAAGGGATCGGAAGATTTCTGTACCGGCTTATCGAGGGCTTCCTGACGATACGGCACGATACGGTCATCCATATTGCAGCTACACATTACAATGAAGCGGACACCCGCAACATCTTTAATGGCTTGAATGCCCGCTTTCCCGGCCGCTGCCAGGTTGTAGGATCCAATAACATCGGCTGGATCAACGATCATGTCCCCGCCGACATCTGGATCGTCCCTATCGTCTCGCTCGATCTGGCCCTGTATCTGAAGAAGCCGTATATTCTTTGTCTGCATGACCTCGTCCATCACCAATTGCCGGAGTTATATTCCGCGTACCAATCGGAGTTCTGCAACCGGGTGAACCGCACCGCCTATTATGTGATGGAGGGAGCTGCGGCCATCGTCTCTAGCTCGCAGTATGTCCGGCTGCATCACGCCGTCGCCCTGGGAGGAATGCCGATGGCCAAGACTCATGTCATTCGCCTGGCCCCGCCCAGCAGCGAATACCGATCCTTCCCGTCCGTTCCCGAAGCGGTATTCCGGGCGACATATCAGCTCTTCGAGCCTTATATTGTATTCCCGACGGTCCTCCGTCTTCACAAAAACTTCGAGCGCCTCATCGTCGCCTTCCTCCGGTACAGACAGTCGCCGGACGGCTTCGCATCCCGCCTGTGTCTCGTGTTCACAGACGATTTGAGCAACAATCCGAAGCGGGCCGAAGTGATGCATCTTCTCCTTCAGTGCCGGAACAAAGAAATCCGCGGCAGCGTCCGCTTTCTCGGCCGCATTCCGAAATCCCATATCCCTTCCTTGTATCAGTATGCAGCCGGCACCATTGTCCCGACGTTATTCGAGGGCAGCTGCCCGTTCCCGATACTGGAATCGTTGACGATGGGAACTCCGGCGGCGGTCAGCAAGCTGGAAGTGACGAAGGAACTGATACAGGATATGGAAGGATTTCTGGCCTTCAATCCGTATTCTCTGGAGGAAATGGAGGCTGCTATCCGAGGACTGTGGCTGCACCGGAATCAATTGCTGCCGCGTCAGCAGTCCGCGATAAGCCAGGCGATGCAGCGCTCCTGGAACGATGTCGCCGCCGAATATTACGCCCTTATCCAGTATGTCGCGGCAGCAGGCGGCTGAAAAGCGTCTGACTTTACATCCGCCTTTATAAACCGTGGTATTTCTGATAAGCGCGATGGAAGACAAGAATATATTTAAGCGCGATATCGTCCCATGTCTCGGAAGGATCGTGAATGCCGGCCATCGCCGAAGCTTTATAATGCGCATAATTGCCGAACAACTGGTCAAGCGCCCTTGTGATAGCGTCCGGCGATTCCGGGTCGAACCAGACGACCTCGGCGCTATGCCTTGACAGATGCTCGCGCATGACAGGGATATCGGAGCACAGCACCGGCACGCCCAGCTTCAGCGCTTCCTCAACGGGATAGCTCCCGCCGCCTTCCGACAGGCTCGGCATAATCAGCGCCTGGGCCTGGCGCACAAGCGGAATGACATCGTTGTCCGGGACGAAGCCGAGTGGATATAGATGTTCGTCCAGCCTCAGACCCGTTCGGTGGATGAGCGATACCAGTGCCGGAATGTACACCTGATCCGGCCATTGCGGCGGCACGCTTCGCAGCAGCTCCGTATTATGACCGAACAAAATAAGCGGAATCGGGTACTTTTCGCGAAACCGGGAGTAAGCCAGCAGCAGATTGTAATGGTTCTTGTGCGGGGAAATGTTGCTCGGGTACAGAATATATTGCTGCGGGATGCGGGCAGCTACGCCCGGGCTCAATTCGCCTGCCGCCAATGTCGGGGCTGGCACGATCGCATGCTCAATCACGGTGGCGGCTTCGCATGAAGGTCCGAAATGCTGAATTAGCCTGCCCTTGACATGATGGGAGGAGACGACGATTGACGTCATGTTGTCCAACCATTCCTTGGCGGCCCTCCAGACATACGTCACGACGGAGCCGCTTAAAAACGGAGGCACATAATCAAGCACCGTCGTATCATGGAAGGTGCAGATCGCAGGCATCCCAATCGGAACATATTCGGGCCCATGCGGCCAAAAAAAATAAACGACATGCATATCCTGAAGAAGGGCCTGCCCTTCAGCGGATTGAATGCTTCCGCTGAAATAGGCGATTTCCATATTCGGATAGCTTATGCCGTATAATCGCTCGCGGAATCGCGTCTCAGCGGAGATGACGAGCCTGACCCGCTCGATGCCTGCTTGCCTGGCCATGGCCGGCAGCAAATTAGACAGCAGCCGGGCCCCTCCTCCTACGGAAATCAGATTTGCGCACCATATCACAATCTTCATGTCGCCGGTCCTCCTCGCAGCGTATAACCCATGACTGAATTCCATCCTCAGCATCCTTAATGCTTATGCGGGGCAGAGCCCGAAAATGTATGGACAGCGTCATCCACTGTGCCGCATGTATACAATAATAAAATTCCTGATGACTAAGAATAGAAAAGTAAGGGAGGCAACGTTCGATGGCTCAAATTGTGTGGCATGGCAATGCATTTGATTCGACCGGTTATGCGAAGGCGACAAGGCAATATGTAATGGCTCTGCACGCTCGCGGCGCCGACGTGAAGCTCGTCAGCCATTCCGCTCTTCCTCCAATCGAGCTTCCGCGGGACCAGCGGGACATCTTGGAACATCTTCAGGCCAAGCCTCCGACGGCCGGACCGCGGATTCATATTTATCACTACATTCCAGAGCTGTGGCGGAGAAGAATTCGTCCCTCCTTCGGATTCACCTATTGGGAAACCTCAAAAATACCGGACTCTTGGGTTCGGCAGGCCAATCAAATGAACGGCGTATTTCTGCCCAGCACGCATAATATCGGCGTATTCCGCAATTCAGGCGTTACAGTACCCTTGATGTACATACGGCCATGCCTGCTGGAGCCGTACCGACCGCCTTCCCCGCAGGCCGCGCCGCCCTATATTCACGCCTTGCCCCCGTTCCGCTTCCTCAGCGTCTGCTCCTGGATTGAGCGTAAGGGCATCGACGTGCTGTTGAAGGCATTCTGGAACGAGTTCACGGCGGCCGATCAAGTATGTCTTGTCATCAAAACGGTTGGCAACGCAGACGTGCTGCATGAAGTCGAGCGGCTGAAGCAGGAGCAGCGGCTTCCCCATGTTCCCGCCCCGGTCTATATCGATCTGGAGCTGCGCAGCGAGCTGGAAATGGACGCGTTATACCGAAGCAGCCATGCCTTCGTCCTCGCCAGCCGCGGAGAGGGGGTCGGATACCCGGTGTTGGAGGCGGCGATGAGAGGGGTTCCGGTCATTACGACCGGATGGGGCGGCCATATGGATTTCTTAAATGAGTACAACAGCTACGCCATCCCTTATCATCTGGCGCCCGTCAAGCCGCAGCATTACTACAGCGGGTACCAGGCCGATCAGCTATGGGCGGAGCCGTCGGGAAGCGAACTGCAGCGCATTCTGCGCCACGTCCTGTCGCACGATGACGAGGCTGCGCTGAAGGGACAGATCGCGAAGCAGCATACAATGGCGCATTTCTCCCCCGACAATGCGGCACAGGAGCTCCTTCAGGCGCTGTCTGGATTGACGCGCCGTTCATTCACCCGTTAAGCGGAATAGATTGCTAGCGTCTAACTAACGTCTTAGCGCGTCTCTGCCTATCCCGTTAGCTCATTTCCTAAAAGAGGCTGGCCGCTTCCTTCCACTATCCCGTTGAATCAGACATTTCCCGAAAAATCACGGCGCGTTTCTCTCCCGCAAGCATTTTTTGAGATGGGCGATATTCGCATAATGGTGGCGGCTGTGATCGGCAACATGCCAGATGGCCCAGCGAATCGCAGCCTGATGCCCGTTCTCGTAGGGTACCGAGCGTTCCAGATCTTCGTCGCGCAGCCCCAAGCAGATCTCCCTGAATCTGTCCTGAACGTAATCATATTCATCCAACAGCGTCTCCAGCGGGATGCCGCGAATCGCCGGCAGTCTCCCTTCCGCGTCCGTCATCGGCCCGAAGCGTTCGGCAAGCTCTGCCGGAACCGCCATCGACTGCAGACGGTATACCCACTCAAGATCAACGACGGCAAGATGCCGGAGAAGCTGGGCAATGCTATTCATCTGATGATCCGGCCCCCGATAATCGATGTCCGTCTGGTTCAAGCCGGCGACCAGACGCTTCAGCCGCTCGTAATTATAAGTGACGGCGGCGTGCAGCAAGCCTACGGTCGGCGACATGCGCGGATCCGGATTAAAATCGTAGCGTTTCATTTTCGACTCTCCTTTCTGGCCCAAGGACGAAGCATCCCGACCAGATTTATTATTCTAAAGAAAGCATGCAATCTTTGTATCCTCTCCCAAAGCGTGCATGCCTCCTGTATCTCCTATTCCATTAGCCCCGGAAAAATGCGTGCGGTACGCGGGCATCCCAGCTCTCCGGAATCGGCAGGCCGAGGGCCGCCGCCACGATGGCAGCCGTATCCTTGAAGGTCAAGCCTTCCAGATTGGCGTTCGGGGCGATGCAAGGTCCGATTGCCGCCCAGAAGATTGTCCGATCCATCGGATGAGCGCTTCCGTGATTATAAGCATTCTCCCCGCCGCCACCATGATCTGTGACGAACAGGATGAGACTGTCCTCCAGCCACCCCCTTCGATCGATGGCATCCACAATGCGGAGCAGGCGCTCCTCCGCCTCTGCAATCGCCTGATGCTGCGGAGGCGTACCGTACCCGCTCTGGTGCCCAAACGCATCGGGGGCATCCAGGGCGATATAGAACAGGCGGACATCAGGCCGTAATTAATCGGCGGCCAGGCAGTGAACGAGGCTAGCATCCACTCCGGGTGCCGCTCGCGCGCAAGCCGGAAAAAGGACGGATACGCCGAGTCGAGCGGAAATCTCTCGGCGCCGGCGCGCTCGTTGTGGTAACCATGCTTGTCAGGCGTAACGCCGTGCAGCATCGATCCCCGGCACTCCGCGCTAATCGTCGGCAGCTCGGTCATCGCATCAAGCGTCACGACTCCGTACTGTCTTGCCAGGCGGGCAATCTTCGAGCGGTTCAATCTCTGAAGAAAATTGCCTGCTCCATCTCGATCCTCTCCCCTCTTCTGGATCAAATGATACCGTTATCATAGCACAACTATAGCAGACTTAGCAGACGGTTAACCGTGTAACGGAAAAAATTTGCAACCTGCTTTTAAAAGAAAAGCGGCAATAAAAAAGCATGCAACCCTTGTACCCGGCAGATACAAAAATCACATGCTTCCATGCTTGCCTCCCGTCAGGAGGGAGACAGACCTTGCTATTTGTCCATTGAGCTGTCTATGTCTGATGCCGATCAGGCACGCTTCATGGCTGCGATAATCAAATCGCCCATCGCCGCCGTCCCGATCGCCTTTGCTTTGTCGGTTGCGATATCCCCGGTACGGTGTCCGGCGTCCAGCACTTCCTTGACCGCGTTCTCAATCGATTGCGCGGCATCCTCGTAACCGAACGTGAGGCGGAACATCAGCGCTACCGACAAAATGGTCGCGATCGGATTCGCCGCTCCTTGGCCCGCAATGTCAGGCGCGGAACCGTGAACCGGCTCGTAGAGGCCGAAGCTGCCTTCTCCGAGCGAAGCGGAGGACAGCATGCCGATGGATCCCGTCAGCATGGCGGCTTCATCACTCAAAATATCTCCGAACATATTTTCCGTCACGATGACATCGAAGCTCGACGGCCGGCGCAGCAATTGCATCGCGCAGTTATCGACGAGCACATGCTCCAGCTCGACATCCGGATAATCCGGAGCGATGCGGTTCACCGTCTCGCGCCAGAGGCGGGATGTCTCCAGCACATTCGCCTTGTCAACCGAGGCGAGCTTCTTGCGGCGCTTCTGCGCAATCTCGAACGCCTGGCGCACGATACGCTCCACTTCCTGCACATTATAGACGCAGGTATCGACCGCCTCTTGCCCGTGCTCGCCCTCGCGGCGCAGCTTCTCGCCAAAATAGATGCCGCCGGTCAGCTCGCGCACCACGATGAGATCCGTTCCCTCCAGCACTTCCGGCTTCAAGGTGGAAGCGTCCTTCAAGCAGTCGAAGATGACTGCGGGACGGATATTCGAGAACAAACCAAGCGCCTTGCGAATGCCGAGCAGCCCGGTCTCCGGACGAAGCTCCTTTGGATTGCTGTCCCATTTCGGACCGCCGACCGCCCCGAGCAGCACCGCATCCGCCGCTTGGCACATTTGAAGCGTCTCCTCCGGAAGCGGGGTTCCCTTCTCGTCAATAGCAATGCCGCCGAACAAGCCGTGGCTTGTCTCGAAGGCATAGCCGAACAGCTCCTCCGTACGCTTCAATACTTTCTCCGCTTCGCGGACGACTTCCGGACCGATGCCGTCCCCGGCGATTACCGCGATTTTCTTCACTTCCGCCATGCCAGTCACTCCTCGTGTCATCATCATTTCTTTAGTTGTAACACAAAGCCCGGAGATTGACCAAGATATAAAATCTATTGTTTTGATAGGAGAAACCTATAAGCGAGGTGCATCTCCCGCGATCAGAACATACCCGGCGGAAGAAGTTGCTAGTCCGCATTCCTCACCGCCGGGCCTGTCCTGCCAGCTTCCGCTTAGACGGATCGTGCCTGCGGAACATTCCATCCGCGCAGCAGCGGCACCACCTTCGCATAGGCTTCATTGACATCCGCCGCATCGATGACGATAGGCTCCCGGTCGTACTGGAGCGCCGCATGCTCATAGCGCGGATCATAATAATACTCCAGCAGCAGCGCCGCTACGTCGTCATAGCGGCCGTCTTCCAGCGCGGACTCCACCTCGCGCGCA
Proteins encoded in this region:
- a CDS encoding alkaline phosphatase family protein, translated to MFYIALDAPDAFGHQSGYGTPPQHQAIAEAEERLLRIVDAIDRRGWLEDSLILFVTDHGGGGENAYNHGSAHPMDRTIFWAAIGPCIAPNANLEGLTFKDTAAIVAAALGLPIPESWDARVPHAFFRG
- the leuB gene encoding 3-isopropylmalate dehydrogenase, which gives rise to MAEVKKIAVIAGDGIGPEVVREAEKVLKRTEELFGYAFETSHGLFGGIAIDEKGTPLPEETLQMCQAADAVLLGAVGGPKWDSNPKELRPETGLLGIRKALGLFSNIRPAVIFDCLKDASTLKPEVLEGTDLIVVRELTGGIYFGEKLRREGEHGQEAVDTCVYNVQEVERIVRQAFEIAQKRRKKLASVDKANVLETSRLWRETVNRIAPDYPDVELEHVLVDNCAMQLLRRPSSFDVIVTENMFGDILSDEAAMLTGSIGMLSSASLGEGSFGLYEPVHGSAPDIAGQGAANPIATILSVALMFRLTFGYEDAAQSIENAVKEVLDAGHRTGDIATDKAKAIGTAAMGDLIIAAMKRA
- a CDS encoding DinB family protein; this encodes MKRYDFNPDPRMSPTVGLLHAAVTYNYERLKRLVAGLNQTDIDYRGPDHQMNSIAQLLRHLAVVDLEWVYRLQSMAVPAELAERFGPMTDAEGRLPAIRGIPLETLLDEYDYVQDRFREICLGLRDEDLERSVPYENGHQAAIRWAIWHVADHSRHHYANIAHLKKCLRERNAP